A window of Marinobacter salarius contains these coding sequences:
- a CDS encoding cytochrome c1, producing the protein MRKLIVGLFIAILPALGLAAGASVPLDTMEPDHTNKASLQRGAALFTNYCMGCHSMEYARYKRVSDDLGIPDELYEENLIFTGAKIGELMKNSMSKEMAASWFGAPPPDLTLESRLRGEDWIYSYLRGFYKDESRPLGVNNVVFENVGMPHVLIGLQGLCAVEPKIGEGASVDPLSGDVRNADICPEWETEGSMEPEEFNRAMYDLTNFMSYMGDPVKVERERLGMFVLIFVAIFFIFAYLLNREYWKDVH; encoded by the coding sequence ATGAGAAAGCTGATAGTTGGTCTTTTCATAGCGATCCTGCCGGCCCTCGGGCTGGCAGCGGGGGCGTCCGTGCCGCTTGATACCATGGAGCCGGACCATACCAACAAAGCGTCGCTTCAGCGCGGTGCGGCCCTTTTCACCAACTACTGCATGGGGTGTCACTCCATGGAGTATGCGCGGTATAAGCGTGTATCGGATGATCTGGGGATTCCCGACGAGCTTTACGAGGAGAATCTGATTTTCACTGGTGCAAAGATCGGTGAACTCATGAAGAACTCTATGAGCAAGGAAATGGCTGCGAGCTGGTTCGGTGCTCCGCCACCTGACCTGACCCTGGAATCTCGTCTTCGCGGTGAAGACTGGATCTATTCCTATCTTCGTGGCTTTTACAAGGATGAAAGTCGTCCGCTGGGTGTGAACAACGTGGTCTTCGAAAACGTTGGTATGCCCCATGTGTTGATCGGTTTGCAGGGGCTGTGCGCGGTTGAGCCGAAAATTGGTGAGGGTGCGAGTGTTGATCCTCTCAGCGGCGATGTTCGTAATGCGGACATCTGCCCGGAATGGGAAACCGAAGGTTCCATGGAGCCGGAGGAATTCAACCGGGCTATGTATGACCTGACCAATTTCATGTCTTACATGGGCGACCCGGTAAAGGTTGAGCGTGAAAGGCTGGGTATGTTCGTACTGATCTTCGTGGCGATATTCTTTATCTTTGCCTACCTGCTTAATCGCGAGTACTGGAAGGACGTACACTGA
- a CDS encoding ClpXP protease specificity-enhancing factor, protein MTSSRPYLVRAFNEWILDNDCTPYIVVDAGVQGVQVPTEHVANGQIVLNISPGAVRGLVIGNGALEFSARFGGVPMQVFIPLQAVMAVYAKENGEGMVFGSEPGSPDPEGSGGKDSENGSSDSGQGGDRPSGRPTLKVVK, encoded by the coding sequence ATGACATCAAGCCGTCCCTACCTCGTTCGGGCATTCAACGAGTGGATCCTCGATAACGACTGCACGCCGTATATCGTAGTGGATGCGGGGGTGCAGGGTGTTCAGGTTCCTACTGAGCACGTTGCCAATGGGCAGATCGTGCTCAATATCAGTCCTGGAGCCGTGCGTGGTCTGGTGATTGGTAATGGCGCCCTGGAATTCAGCGCGCGTTTTGGCGGTGTGCCGATGCAGGTCTTCATCCCCCTGCAGGCTGTCATGGCGGTATACGCAAAGGAGAACGGTGAGGGTATGGTCTTCGGTAGCGAACCAGGCTCTCCTGATCCGGAAGGCTCCGGCGGAAAGGATTCCGAGAATGGCAGTAGCGATAGCGGTCAAGGTGGAGATCGGCCCAGCGGTCGGCCAACGCTTAAGGTCGTTAAATAG
- a CDS encoding glutathione S-transferase N-terminal domain-containing protein has protein sequence MGVVTKRSSMTFFSDPASHYSHRVRIVLAEKGVTVDVVNVDPDNPPGELADLNPYNALPTLVDRDLVLYEPNIMMEYLDERFPHPPLLPVYPVARANSRLMIHRIQKDWCGLVDQILAQPNAKASDGARKELRESLLATAPLFGEMPFFLSEEFTIVDCCIAPILWRLPSLGIELNEKQAKPLQKYMDSIFSREGFKASLSDLEEDIRN, from the coding sequence ATGGGCGTTGTGACCAAGCGGTCATCAATGACGTTTTTCTCGGACCCGGCCAGTCATTACAGCCACAGAGTCCGCATTGTGCTGGCAGAGAAGGGGGTAACGGTTGACGTAGTTAACGTTGATCCGGATAACCCGCCTGGAGAGTTGGCTGACCTGAACCCGTACAATGCCCTGCCGACGCTGGTGGATCGTGACCTTGTGCTCTACGAGCCAAATATCATGATGGAGTATCTGGACGAGCGTTTTCCACATCCGCCATTGCTGCCGGTTTATCCTGTTGCGCGGGCGAACAGTCGCCTGATGATTCACCGCATCCAGAAAGACTGGTGTGGATTGGTGGATCAGATTCTGGCTCAGCCCAACGCAAAGGCGTCGGATGGCGCCCGAAAAGAGCTTCGCGAAAGTTTGCTGGCCACGGCGCCGCTGTTCGGTGAAATGCCCTTTTTCCTGTCGGAAGAGTTCACGATTGTGGATTGCTGTATTGCTCCGATTCTGTGGCGCTTGCCGTCGCTGGGTATTGAGCTGAATGAAAAGCAGGCGAAGCCGCTTCAAAAGTACATGGATAGCATATTCAGTCGTGAAGGTTTCAAGGCGAGTCTGTCAGACCTGGAAGAAGATATCCGTAACTGA